One Rosa chinensis cultivar Old Blush chromosome 3, RchiOBHm-V2, whole genome shotgun sequence DNA window includes the following coding sequences:
- the LOC112195266 gene encoding acyl transferase 4 codes for MHRMAFSVIRSSQSLVRPCEQTPIATLDLSEIDSLPVLRRNARTLHVYRHGEYHQVAKLIKEALSKALVPYYPLAGRLKVSDVNGGGQLQVECSGQGVWLVEAYANCSLDAVNYFDDTVASHSNKYDDLLPRGAEGLDLLLQMQVTEFECGGFVVGIKFSHSICDGLGSAQFLNAVGEMARGIKHPSITPVVWKRDFFTKSLPKQQMNLNTTTTTTTVPNYQLQHANIDIFTDQINYLKREIQESTGRSCSSFEVVAAVLWICRTRAVIVSNHSRQNTQVELVFFANCRHLVDPPLPKGFYGNCFFPVTVTASSEALAHSLLADVVEMIQEAKAKLPNEFTNYIKEGHQIDDEDPFAPALSYTTLFISEWGKLGFNQVDFGWGSPDHVIPIQASAIMPAAIVGTLPLPQKGIRLITWCVEEIHHQTFIDHIMKMIGK; via the exons ATGCACCGCATGGCTTTCTCCGTGATCCGATCAAGTCAAAGCCTAGTTAGACCATGCGAGCAGACACCGATCGCCACCCTTGATTTATCGGAAATCGACAGCTTGCCCGTCCTAAGAAGAAACGCTCGAACACTGCATGTGTATAGACATGGGGAATATCACCAAGTAGCCAAACTTATAAAAGAAGCTTTGTCGAAAGCATTGGTTCCATATTACCCTCTTGCAGGACGACTGAAAGTGTCTGATGTTAATGGTGGAGGTCAGCTTCAAGTTGAATGTAGTGGACAAGGTGTGTGGTTGGTCGAGGCATATGCTAATTGTTCACTTGATGCTGTCAATTACTTTGATGATACTGTTGCCTCCCACTCGAACAAATATGATGATCTTCTTCCTCGAGGAGCTGAAGGACTTGACCTACTTCTACAAATGCAG GTGACTGAATTTGAATGTGGTGGATTCGTGGTTGGCATCAAATTCAGCCACAGCATCTGCGACGGCTTAGGATCTGCACAGTTTCTCAATGCTGTTGGCGAGATGGCAAGGGGCATCAAGCACCCGAGTATTACACCAGTAGTGTGGAAACGAGACTTCTTTACAAAATCTCTGCCCAAACAACAGATGAATCtaaacaccaccaccactactacTACAGTGCCGAACTACCAGCTACAACATGCTAACATAGACATTTTCACGGACCAAATCAATTACTTGAAGCGAGAAATTCAGGAATCCACCGGCCGGAGTTGCTCTTCTTTCGAAGTTGTAGCTGCCGTGTTGTGGATTTGTCGAACTAGGGCTGTGATTGTGTCAAACCACTCGAGGCAAAATACACAAGTAGAGCTGGTTTTCTTTGCTAATTGCCGTCACCTTGTCGACCCTCCATTGCCGAAAGGCTTCTATGGAAACTGTTTCTTCCCCGTCACGGTAACAGCTTCAAGTGAAGCACTGGCTCATTCGTTACTCGCTGATGTGGTGGAAATGATCCAAGAAGCCAAGGCTAAGCTTCCAAATGAGTTTACCAATTACATCAAAGAGGGTCATCAGATTGACGATGAGGACCCGTTTGCCCCAGCTCTAAGTTACACAACGTTGTTTATATCGGAGTGGGGAAAACTAGGATTCAACCAGGTCGATTTCGGTTGGGGGTCACCAGATCATGTCATCCCTATACAAGCCTCTGCAATCATGCCGGCTGCAATTGTGGGGACTCTACCTTTGCCACAGAAAGGTATCCGTCTAATAACTTGGTGCGTGGAAGAGATCCATCACCAAACCTTTATTGATCACATAATGAAAATGATCGGGAAATGA